In the genome of Populus alba chromosome 11, ASM523922v2, whole genome shotgun sequence, one region contains:
- the LOC118051900 gene encoding dof zinc finger protein DOF1.5 isoform X3, translating to MASQEEGIKLFGATITLHDGQVIRKEDQNKENPTIDKRPEKIIQCPRCKSMETKFCYFNNYNVNQPRHFCKGCQRYWTAGGALRNVPVGAGRRKTKPPGRGGPGGYSEECLFDGSGGVIHQFELEGVVLEELHLATTHGGFRQVFPLKRRRSGGSGGQNCCST from the exons ATGGCTAGTCAAGAAGAGGGTATCAAGCTCTTCGGAGCAACAATTACGCTGCATGACGGGCAAGTAATCAGAAAAGAagatcaaaacaaagaaaatccaaccaTTGACAAGAGGCCAGAGAAGATCATACAATGCCCTAGATGCAAGAGCATGGAGACCAAGTTTTGTTACTTCAACAACTACAATGTTAACCAGCCAAGACATTTCTGTAAGGGCTGCCAGAGGTACTGGACGGCAGGTGGGGCCCTTCGAAATGTTCCCGTTGGAGCCGGCCGCCGGAAAACTAAGCCACCTGGCCGGGGTGGTCCTGGTGGGTATTCAGAGGAGTGCTTGTTTGATGGCTCTGGTGGGGTGATTCACCAGTTTGAGCTAGAAGGAGTTGTTTTGGAGGAGTTGCACTTGGCAACCACCCATGGCGGTTTCCGTCAGGTCTTCCCCCTGAAGCGGCGGAGGAGCGGTGGCTCGGGTGGTCAAAACTGTTG CTCAACATGA
- the LOC118051807 gene encoding transcription factor bHLH30 isoform X2: MVSQALMLDAEEGELLKEPARIGKMGISEAKAFAALKSHSEAERRRRERINAHLATLRGLVPCTEKMDKATLLAAVISQVKELKKNALEACKDLLVPMDDDEVKVETYFDRTLHFKASICCDYRPELLSELQNAIDALPLKMVSTEISTLGSRLKNEFVLADRRNKNALDDAGAIQLLTNSIHQTLTSVLEKGSASPEYSPGTTLPNKRRRVTFFDSSSSSS, encoded by the exons ATGGTATCGCAAGCTTTGATGTTGGATGCTGAGGAGGGAGAACTATTAAAAGAACCTGCAAGAATTGGGAAGATGGGGATATCTGAGGCCAAGGCTTTCGCAGCTTTGAAGAGCCATAGCGAGGccgagaggaggaggagagagaggatcAATGCTCATCTTGCTACTCTTCGCGGTCTTGTGCCCTGCACTGAAAAG ATGGACAAGGCCACATTGCTTGCTGCAGTCATTAGCCAAGTCAAAGAACTCAAAAAGAATGCATTAGAAGCCTGTAAAGATCTTCTTGTTCCAATGGATGATGATGAGGTAAAAGTGGAGACATATTTTGACAGGACTTTGCATTTCAAGGCGTCTATCTGCTGTGACTATCGACCGGAGCTTCTTTCCGAATTACAAAACGCTATCGATGCTCTTCCTTTGAAAATGGTGAGCACAGAAATATCAACCTTGGGAAGCCGGCTAAAGAATGAGTTCGTACTCGCCGACAGAAGAAATAAGAATGCTTTAGATGATGCTGGTGCAATACAGCTTCTTACAAACTCTATCCATCAAACCCTAACATCTGTCTTGGAGAAAGGTTCTGCCTCACCAGAATACTCACCAGGGACAACACTTCCGAACAAGAGGAGGAGGGTGACTTTCTTCGATTCCTCGAGCTCGTCTTCTTAA
- the LOC118051900 gene encoding dof zinc finger protein DOF1.5 isoform X2 produces MASQEEGIKLFGATITLHDGQVIRKEDQNKENPTIDKRPEKIIQCPRCKSMETKFCYFNNYNVNQPRHFCKGCQRYWTAGGALRNVPVGAGRRKTKPPGRGGPGGYSEECLFDGSGGVIHQFELEGVVLEELHLATTHGGFRQVFPLKRRRSGGSGGQNSQHEDQ; encoded by the exons ATGGCTAGTCAAGAAGAGGGTATCAAGCTCTTCGGAGCAACAATTACGCTGCATGACGGGCAAGTAATCAGAAAAGAagatcaaaacaaagaaaatccaaccaTTGACAAGAGGCCAGAGAAGATCATACAATGCCCTAGATGCAAGAGCATGGAGACCAAGTTTTGTTACTTCAACAACTACAATGTTAACCAGCCAAGACATTTCTGTAAGGGCTGCCAGAGGTACTGGACGGCAGGTGGGGCCCTTCGAAATGTTCCCGTTGGAGCCGGCCGCCGGAAAACTAAGCCACCTGGCCGGGGTGGTCCTGGTGGGTATTCAGAGGAGTGCTTGTTTGATGGCTCTGGTGGGGTGATTCACCAGTTTGAGCTAGAAGGAGTTGTTTTGGAGGAGTTGCACTTGGCAACCACCCATGGCGGTTTCCGTCAGGTCTTCCCCCTGAAGCGGCGGAGGAGCGGTGGCTCGGGTGGTCAAAACT CTCAACATGAAGATCAATGA
- the LOC118051806 gene encoding heavy metal-associated isoprenylated plant protein 28, producing the protein MTITEMRVHMDCAGCETKIRKAIRKLDGVDDIDIDMAMQKVTVMGWADQRKVLKAVRKTGRRAELWPYPYNPESYNFNQQYYYQKQYHETKVANHYTRMPTSSYNYHKHGYNDEEFGCYQKPPYATIFDEEASAMFSDENPHACSIM; encoded by the exons ATGACT ATCACAGAGATGCGAGTGCATATGGATTGTGCTGGCTGCGAGACCAAGATAAGGAAGGCTATTCGAAAGCTAGATG GAGTGGATGACATCGATATAGACATGGCTATGCAGAAAGTAACAGTGATGGGATGGGCAGACCAGAGAAAGGTTCTTAAAGCAGTGAGGAAGACAGGAAGAAGAGCAGAGCTATGGCCATACCCTTACAATCCAGAATCCTACAACTTCAACCAGCAATACTATTACCAGAAGCAATATCACGAAACAAAAGTAGCTAATCACTATACAAGAATGCCTACCTCTTCGTACAACTACCACAAGCATGGCTACAATGACGAGGAGTTTGGTTGCTATCAAAAGCCACCTTATGCCACCATTTTTGATGAAGAGGCTAGTGCCATGTTCAGTGATGAAAATCCCCATGCTTGCTCCATCATGTAA
- the LOC118051807 gene encoding transcription factor bHLH30 isoform X1 — protein MVSQALMLDAEEGELLKEPARIGKMGISEAKAFAALKSHSEAERRRRERINAHLATLRGLVPCTEKQMDKATLLAAVISQVKELKKNALEACKDLLVPMDDDEVKVETYFDRTLHFKASICCDYRPELLSELQNAIDALPLKMVSTEISTLGSRLKNEFVLADRRNKNALDDAGAIQLLTNSIHQTLTSVLEKGSASPEYSPGTTLPNKRRRVTFFDSSSSSS, from the exons ATGGTATCGCAAGCTTTGATGTTGGATGCTGAGGAGGGAGAACTATTAAAAGAACCTGCAAGAATTGGGAAGATGGGGATATCTGAGGCCAAGGCTTTCGCAGCTTTGAAGAGCCATAGCGAGGccgagaggaggaggagagagaggatcAATGCTCATCTTGCTACTCTTCGCGGTCTTGTGCCCTGCACTGAAAAG CAGATGGACAAGGCCACATTGCTTGCTGCAGTCATTAGCCAAGTCAAAGAACTCAAAAAGAATGCATTAGAAGCCTGTAAAGATCTTCTTGTTCCAATGGATGATGATGAGGTAAAAGTGGAGACATATTTTGACAGGACTTTGCATTTCAAGGCGTCTATCTGCTGTGACTATCGACCGGAGCTTCTTTCCGAATTACAAAACGCTATCGATGCTCTTCCTTTGAAAATGGTGAGCACAGAAATATCAACCTTGGGAAGCCGGCTAAAGAATGAGTTCGTACTCGCCGACAGAAGAAATAAGAATGCTTTAGATGATGCTGGTGCAATACAGCTTCTTACAAACTCTATCCATCAAACCCTAACATCTGTCTTGGAGAAAGGTTCTGCCTCACCAGAATACTCACCAGGGACAACACTTCCGAACAAGAGGAGGAGGGTGACTTTCTTCGATTCCTCGAGCTCGTCTTCTTAA
- the LOC118051900 gene encoding dof zinc finger protein DOF1.5 isoform X1, giving the protein MASQEEGIKLFGATITLHDGQVIRKEDQNKENPTIDKRPEKIIQCPRCKSMETKFCYFNNYNVNQPRHFCKGCQRYWTAGGALRNVPVGAGRRKTKPPGRGGPGGYSEECLFDGSGGVIHQFELEGVVLEELHLATTHGGFRQVFPLKRRRSGGSGGQNWMFSPCCSST; this is encoded by the exons ATGGCTAGTCAAGAAGAGGGTATCAAGCTCTTCGGAGCAACAATTACGCTGCATGACGGGCAAGTAATCAGAAAAGAagatcaaaacaaagaaaatccaaccaTTGACAAGAGGCCAGAGAAGATCATACAATGCCCTAGATGCAAGAGCATGGAGACCAAGTTTTGTTACTTCAACAACTACAATGTTAACCAGCCAAGACATTTCTGTAAGGGCTGCCAGAGGTACTGGACGGCAGGTGGGGCCCTTCGAAATGTTCCCGTTGGAGCCGGCCGCCGGAAAACTAAGCCACCTGGCCGGGGTGGTCCTGGTGGGTATTCAGAGGAGTGCTTGTTTGATGGCTCTGGTGGGGTGATTCACCAGTTTGAGCTAGAAGGAGTTGTTTTGGAGGAGTTGCACTTGGCAACCACCCATGGCGGTTTCCGTCAGGTCTTCCCCCTGAAGCGGCGGAGGAGCGGTGGCTCGGGTGGTCAAAACT GGATGTTTTCTCCATGTTGCAGCTCAACATGA
- the LOC118051791 gene encoding uncharacterized protein, giving the protein MATASSASLFQAARYGYSPSPRFSNNCNFNVRSGGVGVGVGSSSSASSSSSSSHHGLNFSSSGVNNNWKPQGIKSQATNTATKGRFSSSSGAMNGKSEPDHLLVLVHGILASPSDWTYVEAELKRRLGKNFLIYASSCNTYTKTFSGIDGAGKRLADEVMRVVQKRDSLKRISFLAHSLGGLFARYAISVLYSEIAVNTGQSIDVAADTSLPNSNTACSSRRGMIAGLEPINFITLATPHLGVRGRKQLPFLLGIPILEKLALPIAPIIVGRTGSQLFLTDGKPNKPSLLLRMTSDSEDGKFLSALGAFRCRILYANVSYDHMVGWRTSSIRREMELVTPPMRSLDGYKHVVDVEYCPPVSSDGPHFPPEAAKAKEAAQNEPSVKNTVEYHELMEEEMISGLQRLGWKKVDVSFHSAFWPFFAHNNIHVKNEWFHNAGTGVISHVADSLKQQESSMYIAASL; this is encoded by the exons ATGGCAACAGCTTCTTCGGCATCGTTATTCCAAGCTGCTCGATATGGATATTCTCCTTCTCCAAGATTTAgtaataattgtaattttaatgtaagaaGTGGAGGTGTAGGTGTAGGTGTAGGTTCTTCTTCTtccgcttcttcttcttcttcttcctcccacCACGGATTGAACTTCTCTTCTTCTG GTGTAAATAATAACTGGAAACCCCAAGGCATTAAATCTCAAGCTACGAATACTGCCACTAAAGGAAGATTTTCATCATCCAGCGGCGCAATGAATGGGAAAAGTGAACCTGATCATCTTCTTGTTCTCGTACATGGCATTTTGGCTAG TCCAAGTGACTGGACATACGTGGAAGCAGAGTTAAAAAGACGCTTGGGAAAAAACTTTCTAATATATG CAAGTTCGTGTAACACCTACACTAAAACATTCTCTGGGATTGATGGAGCAGGAAAGCGACTTGCAGATGAA GTTATGCGAGTTGTACAGAAGAGAGATAGCCTGAAAAGGATTTCCTTTTTAGCCCATTCTCTAGGTGGCTTGTTTGCAAGATATGCTATTTCTGTGCTTTATTCAGAAATTGCTGTAAATACTGGCCAATCCATTGATGTGGCTGCTGATACTTCGCTGCCTAATTCAAATACAGCTTGTTCCTCAAGACGAGGTATGATTGCCGGGTTGGaaccaattaattttattacctTGGCAACTCCACATCTTGGGGTGAGAGGCAGAAAGCAG ctTCCATTTCTATTGGGTATTCCCATCTTAGAGAAACTTGCTCTTCCAATAGCTCCTATTATTGTGGGTAGAACTGGCAGTCAACTGTTTCTCACTGATGGTAAACCTAACAAGCCATCTCTTCTTCTGAGAATGACATCAGACTCTGAAGATGGGAAGTTTTT ATCTGCTCTTGGTGCATTTAGATGTCGTATTCTTTATGCAAATGTATCGTATGATC ATATGGTTGGTTGGCGTACATCCTCCATAAGGAGAGAGATGGAACTTGTCACG CCTCCCATGCGATCTTTGGATGGTTACAAGCACGTTGTAGATGTTGAATATTGTCCCCCAGTTTCTTCCGACGGCCCCCATTTTCCTCCAGAAGCTGCCAAAGCAAAGGAGGCAGCACAGAACGAGCCCAGCGTGAAAAATACAGTCGAGTACCATGAACTCATGGAAG AGGAAATGATAAGTGGCTTGCAGAGGTTGGGATGGAAAAAAGTTGATGTCAGCTTTCACTCAGCATTCTGGCCCTTCTTTGCTCATAACAACATACAT GTGAAAAATGAATGGTTTCATAATGCTGGCACCGGGGTGATCTCTCATGTTGCAGACAGCCTAAAGCAACAAGAATCCTCCATGTATATTGCTGCTAGCTTGTAG